The Halarchaeum grantii nucleotide sequence TCCCGCGGTCCCCGACTGTGCTCGGCTCCGCGTTATTCGGCTTCGAGCGCCACCGACGCGAGGAGCGCTTCGAGTTGCACCTGCTCGTTCGCCCCCTCGGCGATCCGGTAGTCGGCCTCGCCGATGCGGTCCATGAGCCGAACCGCCTGCTGTTCCGCGAGGTCGAACTCCCAGACCGAGCGGTGGAGTTGGTCGATTATGTCGCCGCCCGCGAGGCCGCGCTCCGTGAGGAGGTCGTCGAGCGTCGCGCGCGCCGCGACGAACTCACCGTCGATGGCCTCCGTCACCATCGTCTCGATCTCCTCCGGCCGCGCGGTGCTCGTGATCGCGTACACCGTCTCCTCGGTCACCGCCTCGCCGGTCGCGGCGGCGGCCTGCAGAGCGTTGATGGCGCGGCGCATGTCGCCGTCAGCCGCGTAGACGAGCGCGTCGACGCCGGCCTCGGTGTAGTCGACGCCCTCGGCCTCGGCGACCTCGCGCACGCGCCCCGCGACGGCGTCGTCACCGATGCCGGCGAAGCGGAAGACCGCACACCGCGACTGGATGGGGTCGATGATCTGCGAGGAGTAGTTACAGGAGAGGATGAAGCGGACGTTGTTCGAGAACTGCTCCATCGTCCGGCGGAGTGCGGACTGGGCGTCGCTCGTGAGCGCGTCCGCCTCGTCGAGGAAGATGACGCGGTAGTCGTAGCCGCCGAAGGACGTCCGCGCGAAGTTCTTGATTCGGTCGCGCACGACGTCGATCCCGCGCTCGTCGGAGGCGTTCAGCTCGAGGAAGTTCTCCTCCCAGTCGTCGCCGTAGAGCTCCTTCGCGATCGCGGTCGCCGCCGTCGTCTTCCCCGTCCCTGCCGGGCCGGCGAAGAGGAGGTTCGGGAGGTCGTCCTCGGCGACGTAGCTCTCGAGGCGCGAGACGACGTTCTCGTGGCCGACGATGTCGTCGAGCGAGTCCGGCCGGTACTTCTCAACCCAGATCTCCTGTCGCCCCGCGTCTGCCATAGTGGGGGACAGACGGCCGCGGCCCATAAACACCGCGAGACGGAACGCGGCGCCTCCCAGTGGTCGGTGCCGCGAGCCAGCGGGGGAAGCGAGCGAGCGCGACGGCGGGAGTGGGCGATGCCGCGCCGACGACACGCTGATACGGTCGGCCACCCACGTCTCGGGTATGCGCGTCACCGTCGAAGTCGTCGGCGAGGGCGTCCACGAGTTCGACGTCGAATCGGCGTCCTACGCCGACCTGCTCGAGCGCGTGGACCTGAGCCCGCACGAGGTGTCCGTGATGGTCGACGGCCGGCCCGTCCCGGAGGACCAGCCGGTCGAGACCGACCACGTGACCGTCCTCCGACTCGTGCAGGGCGGGTAGCGTGTCGAGTACCACCGTCGCCGTCCGGCCGGCGAGAGCGAGCGAGCGCGTCGACGTCCTCTCGGTGCTCGACGCGGCGATGCTGGAAACGGACGCCGAGGCGCTCGCGGACCACATCGACGCCGGGAGCGTGCTGGTCGCCGTCACCGGCGAGCGCAGTACGCGCGTCCTCGGCGTCATGGAGGCGCGCGAAACCGAGTCCGGCGCACACATCGAGGGCGTCGCAGTCCGGCGGAAGAGGCGAAATCAGGGCATCGGCACGGCGCTCGTGGAGGCCGCCGCCGAGCGGTGGCGCCCGCTCACGGCCGACTTCGACGCGGCCGTGCGCCCGTTCTACGAGGCGCTGGGGTTCGACGTCGTTGAGGCGGACGACGGCCGCTATCGCGGCTGCCTACACTAGGGGTTCGACGAGGTCGCGACCCGCATCGAGGAGGGCCTCGACGCGCGCCTCGCTCGACGCTTCCGCGTAGACACGCATCTTCGGCTCCGTCCCGCTCGGGCGGACGAGGAGCCACGAGCCGTCCGCGAGGAGGACCTTGAAGCCGTCCGCGTCGTTCACGCGCTCGACGTCGACGCCGGCGACTTCCTCGGGCAGCGAGTCGGCGAGTTCGGCGACGACGGCGGCTTTCCGGTCGTCCGGGCAGTCCACCGAGATCTTCGACTGGCGGACGTCGCCGTGCTCCTCGAGGAGGCGGTCGACGCGGTGGTCGTAGGACTCCTCGGCGGCCGCGGCGGCGGCGAGGAGCGCCATCAGGACGCCGTCCTTCTCGCGGATGTGCCCGCGAACGCTGAAGCCCCCGGACTCCTCGCCCGCCATCAGGGCGTCGCGCTTCCCCATCTCCTCGGCGACCCACTTGAAGCCGACCGCAGTCTCGTAGGCCTCCTCGCCGTGCGCGGCGGCGACGCGGTCGACGAGGAAGCTCGTGGAGACCGTGCGGACCGCCGGCCCGGAGTCATCTTCGAGGAGGTAGTCGTAGGTCGCGGCGAAGAAGAGGTTCTCGTCGAGGAAGCCGCGCTCGGGCGTGACGACGGCGATCCGGTCGGAGTCACCGTCGTTCGCGATACCGAGGTCGGCGTCGTGCTCTTGGACGGCGAGCGCGAGCGCCTGCAGGTTCGCCCGGTCGGGCTCGGGCGGGGTGCCGCCGAAGTCGGGGTCGCGCTCGCAGCGGTGGCGCTCGACGCTCGCGCCCGCGGCTTCGAGGAGGCGGTCGGTGACGTCGCGCCCGCTCCCGTGCATCGCGTCGTAGACGACGTCGAGACCGTCGAGGTCGGCGCCCACGAGGTCCATCGCGTGCTCGGCGTGGGGCGTCCGGAAGTCGACCTCGCGTATCTCGCCGCGCTCGACGTCGGGGTCGGCCTCGGGCGGCCGGAGGTTCGCCTCGATGGCTTCGGTGACGTGCGGGAGGGCGGGCGCGCCGTCGTCGGGGATGAACTTCACGCCGTTGTACTCCGGGGGGTTGTGCGACGCCGTGACGACGAGCGCGCCGGCGAGGTCGCGCTCGACGATGCCGTAGGCGACGAGCGGCGTCGGGAGGTCGCGCTCGGGCAGGAGGACGTCGTGGCCGTTCGCCGCGAGGACGTCCGCGATCTCCTCCGCGAACTCCCGCGAGGTCGCGCGGGCGTCGTAGCCGACCGCGACCGGGTCGCCCCCGTGGTCGACCGTCGCGAGGTAGTCGGCCGTCGCTTGCGCCACCGCACGCACTCGCGGCGTCGTGAACACGTCGAGCGTCGCGCGCCAGCCGTCGGTGCCGAACGCGATTACGTCGTCCATACCCCCACCTCCCGACGCCGGCGGCAAAACGACTGCGGTCAGGCCGACTTCTCGTCACGAACGCATCGGAAGAAAGGATGTCGGGGCCGCGACGGCCGCAGCCGACTCGGAGAAGCGGGTTCGGACGCGGTGTTACTCGTCGTCCTCGGTCGAGGTCGACTCTTGGGCCCGCTCGCCCCGATAGATGTCCGCGCCGTCCTGAACGACCTTCTCCGCGAGCACCGCGCACTTGACGCGCATCGGCGTCACGTCGACGCCGAGGAGGTCGAGGACGTCCTGGCGGTCGAGGTCGTCGATCTCGTCGAGCGTCATCCCCGGCAGCTCCTGCGAGAGGAGGCTCGCGGACGCCTGACTGATCGCGCAGCCGTCACCGTGGAACGCCACGCGCTCGACCGTCTCGCCGTCATCGGCGAGTTCGACGTCGAACTCGATTTCGTCCCCGCAGGAGGGGTTGAACCCCTCGTGGCTGAACGTCGGGTCCTCGAGTTCCCCGTGGTTTCGGGGGTTGCGGTAGTGGTCGAGGATCTGCTGTCGGTACATGTCCGAACCCATGCTCATGATGGCTACGTGTACGGACGTATCGCGGAAAAGCGTTCCGTCGCCGGCGTTCCCGGCCGTCCTCGTCGGTCGGTCGCGCTACTCGCGAGGGCACCACGCGGTCGGAGGCGCGTCCACCCGGCGCCTCGTCTGCTCACGGCTCCACCGTTCGCGCTGTCCGCGGTTCCTCGCGTCGCTCGGAACCGCGTCGACTCGCGGGTCGCCGCCGCTCCCCGCTCGCTCTATTCGAGCCCCCTCGCTTCGTTCGGCGTCTCGTCGACCGCCGTGTTTTACCGCCCTCCCGTCCCACGGCGAACCATGAGCCACCGGGACCGCCTCGCGCGGACGCTCCTCGACGAGTCGTGGGCGTACGGCTACACGCTCACCATCTGGGGCGCGGGCGCGTTCCTCATCGCCGAATACGGCGTCCCGAGCCACCTCGACGTCGTCGGCTACGTCGGGGGCTCGCTCCTCGGGTTCGCCGCGCTCACGTGGTACAGTTTCGGCGGCCTGCTCGTCGGCGTCGAGCGCGACAGCCGCGACGTCCGCTCCCCCGTCGAGATGGTCCACCTCTTCGCGACGTTCTGCAACCTCGTCGGCGCGCTCCTCACCATTCAGGTCGCCCACGCCCTCGGCGTCTCCGAGAGGGCTACCTTCGTCGCCGTCGGCGTCGGCGCCACCGTCGGCTACAGCCTCCTCCTGCTCGTCGAGGAAGTCGTCGGCGAGCGCTACCGGCCCGGGGACGCGGCGCGGGACGGCGGCGAATGACGAGGCGGGATGCGACGACGGCTTTTGATCGAGCTTTTGCCAGGGCGCGAAGCGCCCGCAGTGGTTCGAGAGAGCGAAGCTCTCTCGTCATCCCGCGAGACGCGGAGCGTCTCGCTTACGACAAACGGTCGTCAGTCGAAGATGTCGATGGCGCCCTCGACGCCCTCGATGAGGGTGTCGACCTCCGCGCGGGTGTTGTAGAGGTAGAAGGACGCGCGGATGCTCGCGGGGACGCCCAGCGTGTCGTGGAGGGGTTGGGTACAGTGGTCACCGGCCCGAACCGCGACGCCGTAGTCGTTCAGGATGCTGGAGAGGTCGTGCGCGTGGATGCCCTCGACGTTGAACGCGACGAGGCCGCCGCGCCGATCAGCCGGCGGGCCGTAGATTTCGACGCCGTCGAGCGCCGAGAGCTCCTCGTAGGCGTACTCGGTGACGTACTCCTCGTGGGCGCGGATGTTCTCGAGGCCGACCTCCTCAACGTAGTCGGCGGCCTCCGCGAACGCGATGCCCTCCGAGATGCTGGGCGTGCCCGCCTCGAACTTCCACGGGAGGTCGTTCCACGTCGCGTCGTCGTAGGTGACCTTCTTGATCATCTCCCCGCCGTAGAGGTAGGGATCCATCGACTCGAGGAGGTGGTTCTTCCCGTAGAGCGCGCCGATGCCCGTCGGGCCCGCCATCTTGTGCCCGCTGAAGGCGTAGAAGTCCGCGTCGATGGCCTCGACGTCGACCGGGCGGTTCGGGACGGCCTGCGCGCCGTCGACGAAGATCAGCGCGTCCTGCTCGTGGGCCATGTCGGCGAGTTCGGAGACGGGGTTGACGGTGCCGAGGACGTTCGAGGCGTGCACGACGGAGACCATCGCCGTGTCCTCGTCGATGAGGTCGCCCGCCGCGTCCATGTCGAGCGTCCCGTCCTCGGTGATGGGGATGTACTCGACGGTCGCGCCCGTCTTCTTCGCGATCTGCTGCCACGTGACGAGCGAGGCGTGGTGCTCCATCTGCGTGAGGACGACCGTGTCGCCCTCGCCGAGCTCGTTCAGCCCCCACGCGTACGCCACGAGGTTGAACGACTCCGTCGTGTTCTTCGTGAAGACGAGTTCCTCGCGCCCGCCGGAGGCGCCGACGAACGCCGCGATGCGGTCGTGGGCCTCCTCGTAGGCGATAGAGGCCTCCTGACTCAGCTGGTGGATGCCCCGGTGGACGTTCGAGTTGTACTCGTAGTAGTACTCCGTGATCGAGTCGACGACGCGTTTGGGCGTCTGCGTCGTCGCGGCGTTGTCGAAGTAGACGAGCGGCGTCCCCTCCGCGACCTCGCGCTCCAGAATCGGGAAGTCCGCTCGGAGCGCCTCGACGTCGAGCGGGCTCTGTTCCTGCGTCCCCATATTGTGCTGGAGTAGGGGGTCGGCACGTTTGGTAGCTTCGGAACGGGCGGCTCGTTGCCGTCGTCGCGGACGGCCCGGCCCGGCGTCAGAGACGCATGTACTGGGCGTGCGGGACGCCCCCAAGGTCGAGGACGTTCGCCTCCTCGACGTAGCCCGCCTCAATTGCCGCCGCGACCGCCGTGTCGCCGACGAGGTTCGCGACCGTCGCCCGACCGAGGCTCTCGACGAGGGCGTCGGGGTCCGTCTCCGCCTCGGCGTCGCCGTAGAAGTCGGCTTCGACGGTGATCGAGACCGTGCCGTTGTCGTAGGTGTCGCCGACGATGTCCGAGTCCGCGGCGGCGACGAGCACGCCACGGTCGGTGCGGCGCTCGGTGAGGCGGACGCTCATCCCTGATCGACGAGGCGCTCCTCCTGCTGGCTCCGGATC carries:
- a CDS encoding replication factor C small subunit, producing MGRGRLSPTMADAGRQEIWVEKYRPDSLDDIVGHENVVSRLESYVAEDDLPNLLFAGPAGTGKTTAATAIAKELYGDDWEENFLELNASDERGIDVVRDRIKNFARTSFGGYDYRVIFLDEADALTSDAQSALRRTMEQFSNNVRFILSCNYSSQIIDPIQSRCAVFRFAGIGDDAVAGRVREVAEAEGVDYTEAGVDALVYAADGDMRRAINALQAAAATGEAVTEETVYAITSTARPEEIETMVTEAIDGEFVAARATLDDLLTERGLAGGDIIDQLHRSVWEFDLAEQQAVRLMDRIGEADYRIAEGANEQVQLEALLASVALEAE
- the samp2 gene encoding ubiquitin-like small modifier protein SAMP2 — its product is MRVTVEVVGEGVHEFDVESASYADLLERVDLSPHEVSVMVDGRPVPEDQPVETDHVTVLRLVQGG
- a CDS encoding GNAT family N-acetyltransferase; this encodes MSSTTVAVRPARASERVDVLSVLDAAMLETDAEALADHIDAGSVLVAVTGERSTRVLGVMEARETESGAHIEGVAVRRKRRNQGIGTALVEAAAERWRPLTADFDAAVRPFYEALGFDVVEADDGRYRGCLH
- a CDS encoding phosphoglucomutase/phosphomannomutase family protein, whose amino-acid sequence is MDDVIAFGTDGWRATLDVFTTPRVRAVAQATADYLATVDHGGDPVAVGYDARATSREFAEEIADVLAANGHDVLLPERDLPTPLVAYGIVERDLAGALVVTASHNPPEYNGVKFIPDDGAPALPHVTEAIEANLRPPEADPDVERGEIREVDFRTPHAEHAMDLVGADLDGLDVVYDAMHGSGRDVTDRLLEAAGASVERHRCERDPDFGGTPPEPDRANLQALALAVQEHDADLGIANDGDSDRIAVVTPERGFLDENLFFAATYDYLLEDDSGPAVRTVSTSFLVDRVAAAHGEEAYETAVGFKWVAEEMGKRDALMAGEESGGFSVRGHIREKDGVLMALLAAAAAAEESYDHRVDRLLEEHGDVRQSKISVDCPDDRKAAVVAELADSLPEEVAGVDVERVNDADGFKVLLADGSWLLVRPSGTEPKMRVYAEASSEARVEALLDAGRDLVEPLV
- a CDS encoding iron-sulfur cluster assembly scaffold protein, with protein sequence MSMGSDMYRQQILDHYRNPRNHGELEDPTFSHEGFNPSCGDEIEFDVELADDGETVERVAFHGDGCAISQASASLLSQELPGMTLDEIDDLDRQDVLDLLGVDVTPMRVKCAVLAEKVVQDGADIYRGERAQESTSTEDDE
- a CDS encoding aminotransferase class V-fold PLP-dependent enzyme, which encodes MGTQEQSPLDVEALRADFPILEREVAEGTPLVYFDNAATTQTPKRVVDSITEYYYEYNSNVHRGIHQLSQEASIAYEEAHDRIAAFVGASGGREELVFTKNTTESFNLVAYAWGLNELGEGDTVVLTQMEHHASLVTWQQIAKKTGATVEYIPITEDGTLDMDAAGDLIDEDTAMVSVVHASNVLGTVNPVSELADMAHEQDALIFVDGAQAVPNRPVDVEAIDADFYAFSGHKMAGPTGIGALYGKNHLLESMDPYLYGGEMIKKVTYDDATWNDLPWKFEAGTPSISEGIAFAEAADYVEEVGLENIRAHEEYVTEYAYEELSALDGVEIYGPPADRRGGLVAFNVEGIHAHDLSSILNDYGVAVRAGDHCTQPLHDTLGVPASIRASFYLYNTRAEVDTLIEGVEGAIDIFD
- a CDS encoding DUF424 domain-containing protein, producing the protein MSVRLTERRTDRGVLVAAADSDIVGDTYDNGTVSITVEADFYGDAEAETDPDALVESLGRATVANLVGDTAVAAAIEAGYVEEANVLDLGGVPHAQYMRL